CGCGCGCTTTACGCCCAGTAAATCCGGGTAACGCTCGCCTCCTACGTGTTACCGCGGCTGCTGGCACGTAGTTAGCCGAGACTTATTCCGGGGGTACTGTCCTTCCTCATCCCCCCGAAAAGCGGTTTACGACCCGAAGGCCTTCATCCCGCACGCGGTGTCGCTGGGTCAGGCTTTCGCCCATTGCCCAAGATTCCCCACTGCTGCCACCCGTAGGTGTCTGGCCCGTGTCTCAGTGCCAGTGCGGGGGGCCACCCTCTCAGGCCCCCTACCCGTCATCGGCTTGGTAGGCCGTTACCCTACCAACCACCTGATGGGACGCGGACCCCTCCCGAAGCGGCGCCGACCCCTTTCGGGAACCGGAACCCTTTACTCAGGAGGCCTCTAACCCTCCTGAGCACATGGGGTATTAGCAGGCCTTTCGGCCTGTTATCCCCCTCTTCGGGGCAGGTCATCCACGCGTTACTCGCCCGTTCGCCGCTAGGAGCCCAGCAAGTATTGCTACTCGCTGTCCTCCTCGCTCGACTTGCATGTGTTAGGCGCACCGCTAGCGTTCACCCTGAGCCAGGATCAAACTCTCCGCAAGAGGCTTAGGCGCCTTTCGGCGTTTAGGCTCTCTGAGAGTCTTCCTGGTTAAACTCTTTCCGGAACTGGCTTTCGCACTTCCTACCACTCTTCAGTTGTCAAGGTGCTCGACTCACTTGGCAAGACCTATTCTACTCGCCGAGCCTCACCCTGTCAAGGGTTTAGAGGACACAAATCCACCGATGCCTCTTTTTCCGACATCGGCCGCCAGACCGAGCAGGCCCGCAGACCCTGGTCTCTGGCGCTCAGCGCCTCTTCAGTTGTTAGGGAACTTCCCGCTCTCGCGGGCGAGTTCGTCCGTCATAGTGACGCGCCGAATTATACGCCCTTTTGCCTGGATGTCAAGGATTTTCGCCGAAATTGGCCTGCTTCGCCTTCACGCCATCTCCTGCCGACCGGCCAGCGCGCCTCGCAAGGTGTTCTGGTCCGCGTATTCCACATCTCCGCCGCTGGGCAGCCCCCGCGCCAGGCGCGTCACCCGCACCCCATAAGGCTTCAGCCGGTCCCGAATGTACAGCGCCGTGGCATCCCCCTCCAGGCTGGGATTGGTGGCCAGGATGACCTCCTGCACCCCTCCACGGGCCACCCGCTCCACCAACTCGGCGATGCGCAATTCCTCCGGGCCCACGCCCTCGATGGGGGAAAGCACGCCGTGCAGCACATGGTAGCGCCCCTGGTACACCCCGGCCCGTTCGATGGCCAGCACATCCAGCGGCTCTTCGACCACACAAATCAACCCCGCATCGCGGCTCTCATCCCGGCAAATCGGGCATCGGGTTTCCCCCGGCTCGGTGATGTTGAAGCACTCCTGGCAGTACGCCACCCCCTGCTGCAAACCTTCCAGCGCTTCAAGCAGCGCCTGCCGCACCTCGGCCGAGGATTCGCGCAACAGGAAAAAGGTCAGCCGCGAAGCCGTCTTGGGGCCAATGCCCGGCAGGCGGGCAAAGGCATCCATCAAGCGTTGAATGGGCTCGGGTAACAACATGGGCACCTCAGCAGCGTATCGGGTTCAAGCCTTCCCCTCTCAAGGGGCACGGTGGGGCCATCTTCCTACCTGCCACCACCGACGACCGGGTGGTGGACAAAGCGGGCGTTTACCCTGCGCCGCCCGCCGCCTCAAAAGGGCAACAAGCCGCTCAGCCCCTGGGTCAGCCCACCCAACCGTTCTTCGCTCAACTTGTTGGCCGCTTCCAGGGCGTTGTTGAAGGCGCTGACCAGCATATCCTGCAGCATCTCAGCGTCGCCTTCGCTCAATAATTCAGGGTCGATTTCCACGGCCACGCAACGATGGTCGCCTTTGAGCGTCACCCGCACCGCGCCGCCGCCCGCCGTGCCGGTCACCTCCTCCTCGGCCAGTTTGGCCTGCGCCTCTTCCAACTGCTGTTGCAACTGCTGCAGCATGGCCAGGGGGTTCTGCCTTCCCCCCCGCGGGGGACGATATTTCGCCATCATTTCCTCCTTTTCAGGGATTGGTGTTGCACCACCTTGCCGCCTAATTCTACCGCGAAGCGGGCCAGGCTCCCTTCGAGCAAGGCGTCGTAATCATGGCCCGCGCCCCCCAGAACCTTGAACCGCACCTGCAAGGCGCGGCCCACCACCGCCGCCAGGCCTTGCTCCACCATCGTCTTGCGCTGCGGCTCGCTCAATTTCTGCTTACGAAACCCACCCTGCACGCCGATGGTCACCAGACCGCCCTGAACGGCCAACACCCGCGCCTCGGCCAGCAGGCCGGCCACCTCGGGGGACTGCTGCCGAATCCGTTGCAGGACCTGCGGCCAGACCTGCCGCACCTGAGGGGCTTCCTCTTTCGAAGGGGACATGGCCGCCGACGCCGGGAGTGGGGCCTCATCTCCCGGGACGGCACGCCCTCCCCGGGGTTCAGATCCCCCCTGAGAGGTCCCGCCCGCCCCCTCAGCGGCGGGCGGGGGAGCGCCTTTTGGGGAGGCGACCTCCTCCGGGGGGAGTACCGCCTCGGCGGTGACCACTTCCAAAGGCAAGGCCGGGTCCCAGGACGCGCGCATCTCGCTGACCGCGCGGTTGTACAGGCGAATCAGGCACAACAAAGCGTGGCCGGGCAGGGCCCGGGCGTGCTCGGCCATTTTGGCCCTCGTTTCGGCCGGCGCGTCCACCTGATCGGCATTGCCCACCTGCACCTGCAGCACCTGGCGCAGGTACCCCACCACCTGGCGGGCAAACTGCCGGGGGTCGGCGCCGCCGTCCAGCACCTGGCGCAACTGGGCCATGGCCTGGGCCGCGTCTCGCGCCACCACCGCATCCACCAACCGCAACACGGCTTCGTGGGTGCTCACCCCCAACACCTCCTGCGCACGAGCCAGGGTCACCAACCCCTCGCCGGAGGCCAACTGGTCGAGCAGCGAGATGGCATCGCGCAGGCTGCCCGTAGCCTGACGGGCGATCAGGGTCAGCGCGCCATTCTCGACTTCGATTTCCTCAGCTTCCACAATGCGTTGCAAATAAGCCACAATGTCAGCCACCGGCAGGCGACGAAACTCGTACCTCTGACAACGCGAGAGCACCGTGGCCGGGATTTTGTGCACTTCGGTGGTGGCCAGAACGAAGATGGCATGTTCAGGCGGCTCTTCCAGGGTCTTCAGCAGGGCGTTGAAGGCCGCGGTGGAGAGCATGTGTACCTCGTCGATGATGTACACCTTGTAGCGACCCTGCGAAGGGGCGAAGTGGATTTTGTCGCGTAGGTCGCGAACATCGTCCACGCTGGTGTTGGAGGCGGCGTCGATTTCGACCAAGTCCATGAAGCGACCTTCGTTGACCGCCTGACAGTGGTCGCAGGCATCGCAGGGGCGGCCTGCCGGGTCGGGGTGCAGGCAATTGACCGCCTTGGCCAGCAGGCGGGCGGTGGTCGTCTTGCCCGTGCCCCGCGGCCCGGCAAAAAGGTAGGCATGGGCCACCTTGCTATGGGCCACAGCATTGCGCAGTGTGCGAATCACATGCTCCTGGCCCACCACCTGATCCCAGGTGCGCGGGCGCCACTTGCGGTAGAGGGCTTGGGTCATGGGAACCTCGGTCGGGGAGTGGTCAGGTGTCAGATGGGTCGGGATGCCCGGATGCCCTGTGCCGGGATGCCCTGAGGCCCATGCGAGGGCTTGAGGTCAGGGCCAGCGCAGGGGCAACAGTTGCCAGACGGGATGAGGCGCTTCCAAATTATAGTCGCGGATGCGGCGGTTGAGGGCCTCCATCTCGCGGCGCAGGCGGGGCAGGTCCTGCCCGGTCGCGCGGTTTAGCGCCTCACGCCAGGCCGCGACATCCGCCTGCAAGGCCCGGCGCTTGGCGAGCCAGGAGGGCACCAGGTCGTTGTTGCGCAGCACTTTCCACGCCAGGCGCCACTCGTCGGGTAGGCCGGGAGGAAAATCGTCCTCGGGCAAAGGCACGCCCACGGGCAGGTCGTCAAAAGCCCCTTCGGCCTGCGCCTGCCGGATGCGCTCTTCGGCCAACCGTTGCCACCACGACATCGGACCACCTGCCTTCGCGCTTCGTTGGGGACGCCCTTGAACGGTTCACAGCGCGTTTATAGTTTACCGCACTTCGCCTGGGCATGGGGCTGGCGGGGAGAAAGGGCGCCAGGCGCACGACACCGTATAGGTCAGACCACCCGGCCCGTGGCGTCGCGCAAAGTGAGTTACGTCCCCGGAGGCCACACCGCCTGAGAGAGCCCCAAAACAACTCCACGGCCGTGTCCGGCCCGCCCGATTTGGTCCACACCCACACCGTGCCGCCAGACTGCAACCGCAACGCAGGGAAGACGAACACATGCCCCCGGCCATCGCCCATCCGCCAGCCGTCGAGTGCCAACACGTCCGGGCCACGACAACGCAGAAGCACCCGTTCCTCCTCCAGGTAACCGGCGCCCTGCACATCGGCCACTTTCAGCGCCTGGGGATTGCCCGCCGCAATGTTTTGGGGAGGCGGCGCGATCGGCGGGCCAACCACTGCGCCTTCGGTCTCCGATGGCACGGGCGACAAGACCCCCAGGCCGTTCGTCGCCTTCGGCGCGTAGGGACTGGGATGCGTGCGCGCCCACAGGCTCAACGCCGCCCAGGTTGCCCCGGCCGACACCAGGCATTGAACAGGAGGTAAAACCCCACCCGTCTC
The window above is part of the Anaerolineae bacterium genome. Proteins encoded here:
- the recR gene encoding recombination protein RecR, which codes for MLLPEPIQRLMDAFARLPGIGPKTASRLTFFLLRESSAEVRQALLEALEGLQQGVAYCQECFNITEPGETRCPICRDESRDAGLICVVEEPLDVLAIERAGVYQGRYHVLHGVLSPIEGVGPEELRIAELVERVARGGVQEVILATNPSLEGDATALYIRDRLKPYGVRVTRLARGLPSGGDVEYADQNTLRGALAGRQEMA
- a CDS encoding YbaB/EbfC family nucleoid-associated protein, whose product is MAKYRPPRGGRQNPLAMLQQLQQQLEEAQAKLAEEEVTGTAGGGAVRVTLKGDHRCVAVEIDPELLSEGDAEMLQDMLVSAFNNALEAANKLSEERLGGLTQGLSGLLPF
- the dnaX gene encoding DNA polymerase III subunit gamma/tau, producing the protein MTQALYRKWRPRTWDQVVGQEHVIRTLRNAVAHSKVAHAYLFAGPRGTGKTTTARLLAKAVNCLHPDPAGRPCDACDHCQAVNEGRFMDLVEIDAASNTSVDDVRDLRDKIHFAPSQGRYKVYIIDEVHMLSTAAFNALLKTLEEPPEHAIFVLATTEVHKIPATVLSRCQRYEFRRLPVADIVAYLQRIVEAEEIEVENGALTLIARQATGSLRDAISLLDQLASGEGLVTLARAQEVLGVSTHEAVLRLVDAVVARDAAQAMAQLRQVLDGGADPRQFARQVVGYLRQVLQVQVGNADQVDAPAETRAKMAEHARALPGHALLCLIRLYNRAVSEMRASWDPALPLEVVTAEAVLPPEEVASPKGAPPPAAEGAGGTSQGGSEPRGGRAVPGDEAPLPASAAMSPSKEEAPQVRQVWPQVLQRIRQQSPEVAGLLAEARVLAVQGGLVTIGVQGGFRKQKLSEPQRKTMVEQGLAAVVGRALQVRFKVLGGAGHDYDALLEGSLARFAVELGGKVVQHQSLKRRK
- a CDS encoding DUF1992 domain-containing protein, with amino-acid sequence MSWWQRLAEERIRQAQAEGAFDDLPVGVPLPEDDFPPGLPDEWRLAWKVLRNNDLVPSWLAKRRALQADVAAWREALNRATGQDLPRLRREMEALNRRIRDYNLEAPHPVWQLLPLRWP